The Lutibacter sp. A64 genome segment ACCATCAACAGCATTTATACGTGTTCCGTTATTTAATCTTACACCTTGATTAAAGAAAGTTCCGTCTCCTCCAGTTCCTGTTAGAGCAATGGCTCCTGCTCCTGTATTTCCTATAGTAGCTTCATTTACTTCGATACCAAAGTTACTTGACCCAGACCCACCAATAGCACCTTGCCCTGTTATATCTATAGTGCCACTAGCTGCACTAATAGTTGTTCCCGAACCATTAATAAAAACCCCTCTATTTGAATCAGAGTTACCTCTTCCGTTACCTTCTAAAATAATAGAACCTGCGTTTGTTGTCCGTACCACGGAATTCCCTACTATTTGGATACCATCATTATAACTTAATCCATCTCCTCCCGTACCCGTTAAAGCAATATTTCCACTTGTGGTATCTTTTATAGTTGAACCTCCCTCAATAGATATACCATAATTTGCATCAATACTACCATTTCCATTTCCAAGCATTGTAATTCCTCCGCTAGCTGTTATAGCATCAGCATTAAAAAAGACAATACCTTTATTAAAACTCATTCCATTTGTAGCATTTCCTGTAATATCAATAGCTCCAGTTCCAGTTGATTGAATTAAAGCATCACCGATAATAGTAACACCTTCATTATTGTTTCCAGTACCGTTACCACCTGTTCCATTAAGAGAGATATCTCCATTTACTGAAGATATAGTTGCTCCTGCACCTTTAAGGAGAATCCCTTGGTTAGCACTTACTCCTGCACTTCCTGTTCCAATTAGAGTGATTGTTCCACTATCTGTACTCTCAATAAATCCACCATTTTCTAATTGAATTCCATGATTATCATTTCCAGTTCCTGCTCCAAATCCTGTAAGCAATGTTCCTCCTCCATTGTTTCTTATTCCAGATTCAGCACCAGCGAGCACAATACCTTTGTTAAAGTTTGTTCCTCCTGTTGCAGTTCCTAATAATTCAATTAATCCAGCTGATGATTCTACTATTGCCGCCCCTGCAATTGTAACACCTTCATTATTGTTTCCAGTACCATTTCCGCCAGTACCAGTTAAAGAGATATTTCCAGTATTGGACTGAATTTTTGTATTAGTACCAACTAAGAATACTCCAATATTAGTATTAATTCCACTACCACCATTACCGTTCATACTAATACCTCCGGTTCCGGTTTGTATAACAGTTGACCCAGAGGAAATAAAAATACCTTGATTACTATTTCCTGTTGAAGTAGTGCTCCCTGTCCCATTTATATAAATGCCACTGGCATAGGCATTGGTTACCGAACTATTTTCTAATATTGCAACTCCTCTATTTTCGTTTCCTAATCCACCAGCTACTCCATTTAGACGAATATCTCCTCCATTAGAAGTAACACTGGCCCCAAAACTAATTTGTACTCCATTATTTGAATTTTCTCCGGTACTTGCACCTGTACCATTAAAAGTAATGGCACCTGTGCCTGAAGTAATTACTTGTGCATTACCTTCTACCACAACGCCATAGTTAAAACTGTTCGTCCCTAGGCTTTGTGCGGTTCCTGTAAATAAAATATTACCAGATCCAGTAGTTTCAACCATAGATCCATTCCATATTAAAACTCCATCATAGTCTCCTGAGGTATTTCCATTTGCTAATAGGGTAATATTTCCATTTTCAGCAGTTACAGAAGCAGCTGAGTTTATAATGATCTTAGAGTCACTAGTCATTGAAATGAAACCAGTTTCTGTGGTTGATATATCTTGTATTACCGAAATAGCTAAAGCATTCACTGTAATATTTCCAGTGCCAACACTGGTTGGGTTGGTTTGAAAGTTAACATAATCGTCAACGTCACCATTTATAGTTAAATCTGCATCAAAAGCAGCGTCAACCCCTTGCACAGATATAGTTTCTGCTTGAGTTCCCCCATTAATAGTTAATGAAATGGTTGGGTTAGAAAACACCATAGATTCAAAGGTGCCATTATTTGAATAAAATTGAGTATATCCAGTAGATGTATCATTTTCTAAAACTGCGTTGTTAGCACTATTGGGTAAATTAAAAATTAAGTCATTTACAGTAGAACCAGACATATCTATAGGTTCTAAACCGGTATAATTTATTTGATTACCATCTAATAAAATACTACCATCATTGGCGTTGGTAAAATTACTGATTACTGTAGCAAAAGTACCTCCAGTTATGGTAAGTATGTCTCCAGGCATTGAATTGTTTTGATCACCACCATTATAACTAATAGGTATATTTATAGTATCTTCTGAAAAATCTACAATAAATGTATCATCACCTTCTAAAGTGTTAACTAAAATACTTGTTATTCCTGTACCGGGTATTGTAATTGTACTTGTTCCGCTTCCCGTAGCACCAGGAATATTAGTAGATATTTCTAAACCACTATTGTCTGTAATGATAAAAGCCCCATTGGCATAGGAAATAATTAAATCATCATTTTTACCAATAGTGTCTTCAATAGTTAAAATACCACCCACTAGTGTTACCAAAGTTTCATCAACTGGAGGTAATACATTGTAGGAGCAATTTTCATTTGCAGTTGGGCTAAAAATTGTAGTATTATTATTTTTCCAATTAGATACGTTATTTATTATAGCTGAAAGTTCAACAGCAGTGCCCGTTAACGTATTTCCACTAGCAAGACTGCAATCAAACTGCCAGTTGTCAGATTCTGCTGAACCTGCAGAATACAATCTAACAGCATTTACACCATTTTCCAATTGATCTGGAAGTGCAGAAGTTGAATTATTTATAGAAACTCCGTCCCAATTTGCGTCAGTTCCTGTAGCATCGTTATACTGTAGACCAGCAATAAAAACTGGAGCTGCAATGGTGCCTTGAATTGCAAAAAGTTGATCACCAATTATAGCGTAAGCAGCCGGAAAGAGTAAGCTCATATCTATGGTTACCACCTCTCCTGCAGATCTTGCTGAACCGCTGGTCCAAGTAAATTCGCCATCACCCCAAAAGTTTGTGAAACCAGTGGCATCATCCCAACCTCTGTCGGTAAAGATAATTGTGGTTGCAGCATCAATATCTTTTAGTAAAACAAAGGATACAGAATCTATAAAATTTGTTGCCCCATCGGTATTACTACCCACAAAAGCAATATCTCCTGGAGCAAGTGTTGTTTGAGCATTTGTGTAAAAAACAGTTAGTGTTACAACCAACAAGAGTGTAATTTTTTTCATAATAGATAAGTTTAGGCTCCTTTCAACTATGAAAGTGAACTTTAGTGAATTTTATAGGCGATAAAAGCAATCTGTTTAACTTCTTGAAGGGAAAATTCCAACTAATGCAATACAATAATTTATTCCTAAAAAAGGATCTCTTGTACTAAATGATTGTCCACCACCAGTATTGCCAACGGATGTAGCTGCCATTACTTTATCTGTAGCAGCACCAAAAGCATTAGTTCCATCGCCAGCTATAAATGCTCCGGTAGGATCATCCGTAGTGCCCTCTTCTTTCGCATTTACTGGGTGGTTGTGTGCAGGCAGATTTGCAACAGTAAGTGTACGGTTTTCAGCGCCACCTTTTTGTCCTTGAACTACATTGTTTAGTCCAGGTCCTTGACCAAAATGTATTCCACTTCTACCTCTAAGGTCCGGTAGTGCAAAAGTAGTTCTGCCGTCACCACCATAAGTAGTTCCCAATAAAGAAAAAAGAGCTTGGTTTGAATTAATAGCTAAAAGTTGTCCATCGCATTTAGCCCATCCACGTGGTGCAAAATTAAATCCGAATGCTTGTATTTGTCCTAAAAATGGTTCCATAATAATTGATTTTTAAAAGTTAGTTAATATTAATTTTTAAGAAGATTTAGCTGTTACTTAAAAAAAACAGTTAAACATGTATTTTAGATAGAAATATTAAAAACAACAGATGAATTGTTTTTAGCACCTTTTTTTATAGGAAATAAATTATCTTTTAATTGGATATTTTCTTCCCAATGTTTTCCCGTAATGTTAGCTCCAAAATCATTTATTAATAATTCCGTAAAATATGTTTTTGAATTATTAGATACTTTAAAATAGATTCTGCTCATTTTACCTTTTTCCTTATTAGGAAAGTCGGTTACAAAATTGTATTCACCATTAGTATTGGTTTTTAATTTTGCATGATGTTTGTATGTATTTGAATTTGGAGATAAATGCCAAACCTCTATTGAAGTATTTGATAAAGGGAAAGTTCCGGTTTTATCAAATATTATCCCTTTTACAGATAAATGTTTTCCAAATAATGATGAGGTTCTCAAATCAGTAGTCTCTTTGGCATAAGGATTATATCCATCAAATGGACTTTCTGTATTTGTAAAAGAAGTAGCAAAAGTAGGTGAAGAAAATAGTGCTAAACCTGTTGCTGCAATTGCGGTATTGCGCAAAAACAACCTTCTAGAAGGAAGATTTTTCATGAATAAATTTGATTAGTTAGTATTGTAAATGTAATAAAAGTTACATAAAAAACAATATTTTTTTAAAAAAAATCATAAATACACTTGTTTTGTTGAATAAAAATCAGTAAAACAATTAAAAGATTAAATAGTATTTAATTTAAAGGTAAGTCTTAATTTTAATGTTATAAAATTAATATAGTATTGTGTCACAATTTTTTTATTTAATTTTATAACTTAAATTTAAATAAATGTTTATCAAAATTAATTGTTGAAAAGAAAATTTAAATAAAATTATTTATAATAAATTACGTTAAAAAACACCAAATACTTATGAAAAAAATAGCCGCATTAATTGTTTTAGCAATTATGTTTTCTTGTAAAGAAGATAAAGAAGCGCGTAAACCTGTAAAACAAGTTACAGTTGAAAGAGAATTGACAGAAATGGATAAGAATTTAGAGAAATATGTGTCATTTAAATTAACTTCAGATTTAAATGTTTTAACCGAAAATCAGCAAAAAATGTTGCCATTATTAATTGAGGCCGCAGATAAAATGAATGCTCTTTTTTGGTATGAAGCCTATGGAGATAAAGATGAATTACTAGCCAAAATTGATGCTTCCGAAACGAAACAGTTTGCTGAAATAAATTATGGTCCTTGGGATAGATTAGACGGAAATAAACCTTTTGTTGAAGGAATAGGAGAGAAGCCTTTAGGAGCAAATTATTATCCTATAGATATGACAAAAGAAGAATTTGAAGCCTTTTCTGATGAAAATAAATCTAGTTTATACACTTTTGTTAGAAGAGATGAAGATAGAAATTTAAAAACTATTTGGTATCACGAGCAATTTGAAAAGGAAGTGAAAGAAGTTTCAAACTTATTATTAGAAGCTTCAAAATTAGCTGAAAATGAAGGACTAAAGAATTATTTAGAATTACGTGCGCAGGCATTTTTAAACGATGACTATCAAGCAAGTGATTTTGCGTGGATGGATATGAAAACAAATACACTAGATATTGTAATTGGTCCTATTGAAACTTATGAAGATCAGTTGTTTGGAAATAAAGCTTCACATGAAGCTTATGTATTAATAAAAGACCAAGAATGGAGTAAAAAATTAGAGAAATTTGCACATTTTTTACCAGAGTTACAAAAAGGATTACCTGTTGATGAAGCATATAAAACGGAAACACCTGGTACAGACTCTGACTTAAATGCGTATGATGTTGTGTATTATGCTGGTGATTGTAATTCTGGAGGAAAAACAATTGCTATTAACTTACCAAATGATGAAGAAGTTCAATTGCAAAAAGGAACAAGAAGATTGCAGCTAAAAAATGCAATGCGTGCAAAATTTGATAAAATATTAATTCCAATTGCTGATAAAATTATTGATGAAAGTCAACGTAAGCACATTACTTTCGATGCATTTTTTGCCAATACAATGTTTCATGAAGTTGCCCATGGTTTGGGAATAAAAAATACCATTAATGGTAAAGGAACTGTAAGGAGCTCTTTAAAAGAATTAGCTTCTGCATTAGAAGAGGGAAAAGCTGATATTTTAGGATTGTATATGGTACAGCAATTACATAAAAAAGGAGAAATTGATGGAGATATAAAAGATTATATGACCACTTTTATGACAGGGATTTTTAGATCTGTTCGTTTTGGAGCTTCAAGTGCACACGGAAAAGCAAATATGATTCGTTTTAATTTCTTTAAAGAAAAAGATGCTTTTACTAAAAATGAAGATGGAACTTATAAAGTTAATTACGATAAAATGCAAACAGCTATGGAAGAGTTGTCAACTATTATTTTAACCTTACAAGGTAATGGTGATTATGATGGTGTAGCTAAATTGGTAGCTGAAAAAGGAATTATATCAGAAGATTTGCAAAAAGATTTAGATATGTTAAGCGAACAAAATATACCTGTAGATGTTGTTTTTGAACAAGGTTTAGAAGCTTTAGGTTTACAAGAATAACCAAAATATTAATTATTATGGGAACCTAAATCAAGTTCGATGGGTTTATTAAAATCATAAAAAAAGCCTCCAAATTGGAGGCTTTTTAATTAAATTCTTTTGAATTTAATTTATTATTTAGGGTCTAAAATAGCATCAATACGTTCTGCAATATCTTGTAAATGATATCTTGTAATTGTATTTGGTGCTGCATTAGCAGCTCTTTGAGCATCTCTTTTAATTCTATTTAATTCACCTCTAACAACTGGAATTATATCTGATTGTTTTACAGTAACAGTTGTGCTTTTTACATAGCTAGATTTTCTAGAAGGTGTTCTAGAGTCACTTGCAGTCATTAAGCTTGCAAGTTGTTCT includes the following:
- a CDS encoding dipeptidyl-peptidase 3 family protein; the protein is MKKIAALIVLAIMFSCKEDKEARKPVKQVTVERELTEMDKNLEKYVSFKLTSDLNVLTENQQKMLPLLIEAADKMNALFWYEAYGDKDELLAKIDASETKQFAEINYGPWDRLDGNKPFVEGIGEKPLGANYYPIDMTKEEFEAFSDENKSSLYTFVRRDEDRNLKTIWYHEQFEKEVKEVSNLLLEASKLAENEGLKNYLELRAQAFLNDDYQASDFAWMDMKTNTLDIVIGPIETYEDQLFGNKASHEAYVLIKDQEWSKKLEKFAHFLPELQKGLPVDEAYKTETPGTDSDLNAYDVVYYAGDCNSGGKTIAINLPNDEEVQLQKGTRRLQLKNAMRAKFDKILIPIADKIIDESQRKHITFDAFFANTMFHEVAHGLGIKNTINGKGTVRSSLKELASALEEGKADILGLYMVQQLHKKGEIDGDIKDYMTTFMTGIFRSVRFGASSAHGKANMIRFNFFKEKDAFTKNEDGTYKVNYDKMQTAMEELSTIILTLQGNGDYDGVAKLVAEKGIISEDLQKDLDMLSEQNIPVDVVFEQGLEALGLQE
- a CDS encoding phage tail protein: MEPFLGQIQAFGFNFAPRGWAKCDGQLLAINSNQALFSLLGTTYGGDGRTTFALPDLRGRSGIHFGQGPGLNNVVQGQKGGAENRTLTVANLPAHNHPVNAKEEGTTDDPTGAFIAGDGTNAFGAATDKVMAATSVGNTGGGQSFSTRDPFLGINYCIALVGIFPSRS